From Maniola hyperantus chromosome 28, iAphHyp1.2, whole genome shotgun sequence, one genomic window encodes:
- the LOC117994899 gene encoding zinc finger protein 84-like, whose protein sequence is MSNCFCPFHITIVRRGCEYSKIRLCLESVPLSFENNTNIFEYSRKSQDSVLKLKESLAKISDNINSRITRQNKHNSQDISDTQLGNYTDQIQYICDVCQKIFQRKSSLVTHIRAHTYANTFSCKLRERKFGQSSTSSSPRRTRTGDKPFACKLCKYTCLRNSHLVTHMRTHTGEKPFACKLCKYKCTVNSSLVKHIRTHSGEKPFVCKLCKYKCSESGSLVKHMRTHTGEKPFACKLCKYKCTVNSSLVKHMRTHSGEKPFFCKLCNYKCTVSGSLVKHMRTHSGEKPFVCKLCKYKCSRSGSLVNHMRTHTGEKPFACKLCKYKCSESGSLVKHMRTHTGEKPFVCKLCNYKFTVNSNLLTHMRTHTGEKPFVCKLCNYKCTVSGSLVKHMRTHTGEKPFVCKLCKYKCSESGSLVKHMRTHTGEKPFACKLCKYKCTVNSSLVKHMRTHSGEKPFVCKLCKYKCSRSGSLVNHMRTHTGEKPFACKLCKYKCSESGSLVKHMRTHTGEKPFVCKLCNYKFTVNSNLLTHMRTHTGEKPFVCKLCNYKCTVNGSLVSHMRTHTGEKPFVCKLCKYKCSESGSLVKHMRTHTGEKPFVCKLCNYQCTQNINLVRHMKTHTG, encoded by the coding sequence atgtcaaactgcttctgtccttttcatattacaatagtaagaagagggtgcgaatactctaaaattaggttgtgcttagaatcggtgccattgtctttcgaaaataatacaaacatttttgaatattcaaggaAATCCCAGGACTCAGTACTAAAACTGAAGGAATCGTTGGCAAAAATAAGTGATAATATCAATTCTCGAATAACGAGGCAAAACAAACACAATTCCCAGGATATATCCGATACACAGTTAGGAAACTATACTGACCAGATACAGTATATCTGTGACGTTTGCCAAAAGATATTTCAACGGAAAAGTTCCTTAGTTACCCACATTAGGGCGCACACTTACGCAAACACTTTCTCATGTAAGTTGAGAGAGCGCAAATTTGGTCAAAGTAGTACGTCATCGAGCCCCAGGAGGACTCGCACTGGCGATAAgcctttcgcttgtaagttatgCAAATACACATGTTTACGAAATAGTCATTtagtgacgcacatgagaactcacactggcgaaaaacctttcgcttgtaagttatgtaaatataaatgtacagtaaacagtagtttagtgaagcacataAGGACTCACTCAGGCGAAAAACCatttgtttgtaagttatgtaaatacaaatgttcagaaagtggtagtttagtgaagcacatgagaactcacactggcgaaaaacctttcgcttgtaagttatgtaaatataaatgtacagtaaacagtagtttagtgaagcaTATGAGGACTCACTCAggcgaaaaaccttttttttgtaagttatgcaattataaatgtacagtgagcggtagtttagtgaagcacatgaggactcactcaggcgaaaaaccatttgtttgtaagttatgtaaatacaaatgttcaAGAAGTGGTAGTTTAGTAAaccacatgagaactcacactggcgaaaagcctttcgcatgtaagttatgtaaatacaaatgttcagaaagtggtagtttagtgaagcacatgaggactcacactggcgaaaaaccttttgtttgtaagttgtgcaattataaatttacAGTAAACAGTAATTTACTGacgcacatgaggactcacactggcgaaaaaccttttgtttgtaagttatgcaattataaatgtacagtgagcggtagtttagtgaagcacatgaggactcacactggcgaaaaaccatttgtttgtaagttatgtaaatacaaatgttcagaaagtggtagtttagtgaagcacatgagaactcacactggcgaaaaacctttcgcttgtaagttatgtaaatataaatgtacagtaaacagtagtttagtgaagcacatgaggactcactcaggcgaaaaaccatttgtttgtaagttatgtaaatacaaatgttcaAGAAGTGGTAGTTTAGTAAaccacatgagaactcacactggcgaaaagcctttcgcatgtaagttatgtaaatacaaatgttcagaaagtggtagtttagtgaagcacatgaggactcacactggcgaaaaaccttttgtttgtaagttgtgcaattataaatttacAGTAAACAGTAATTTACTGacgcacatgaggactcacactggcgaaaaaccttttgtttgtaagttatgcaattataaatgtacagtgaacggtagtttagtgagtcacatgaggactcacactggcgaaaaaccatttgtttgtaagttatgtaaatacaaatgttcagaaagtggtagtttagtgaagcacatgagaactcacactggcgaaaaaccttttgtttgtaagttgtgcaattatcaatgtacacaaaatattaatttagtgaggcacatgaagACTCACACGGGCTAA